The Lutibacter sp. Hel_I_33_5 genome has a window encoding:
- a CDS encoding T9SS type A sorting domain-containing protein has product MNKRLLYLLFSFTVFNIFSQTIIPIEDANFEQALIDLGWDSNTTLDGKLLLTDAEKIDSLKLWNPTNVVHSEIPLNPNLTNVNGKIKDISAIKYMPKLTYLFAGYNEINKIDISNNPFLIYLDVRVNDLTEIDVSKNILLKSFIANQNNISKTDVSKNLDLEYLYLSENKLDNINVSNNLKLKRLWGSKNNITSLDISTNTNLEQMNFDLNLNLGTVNLSKNTKLNRVHFWQTSISTIDVTLLPELERLYVSDAKLTTLDISKNPKLYDLRMGENEITELNVSNNPLLERIDAYKAKLKTINVSNNTSLKRLFLNENELTSINLNNGTNTAITEIDLSKNTGLTCIQVDDVDYATSNWTNIDDNSVYNVDCGFPVNAQIVNIPDTNFEQALIDAGYDSNGLNGNILLSDAEAITDLNISSKTIADVTGIKAMINITKLNIEGNTINSIDLSNNIKLNELFIGFNPISNINISHNINLKIFSVFKTSISAIDVSKNISLEYLDISDSDISTIDISNNTNLLAVTFANNKIASLNTASNTKLEQLTVGNNIIENLDISNNTELIKLVVSSNKLTNLKVSKNVKLRTLQLQNNDIFEIDLKNNSLLEAVYLDNNSLLTKVNLNNSANATIHTISLNDNPNLTCVEVDDVDYSTTNWTNVDDASVFSVDCYKPLVVNIPDTNFKAALISNTDVNTNGDAEIQVAEAEAFTGNLVAKELEVADLTGLEAFINITGLDVRINNLTSADVSKNLKLTTLSLGENNLTNIDVSANVNLASLFVNDNQLTTIDVSKNPLIETLGIMRNQITTVDVSFLTNLNIFYAHGNQLTSIDISKNTNLTTIQVYDNLITSIDFSNNIKLDNVRLNNNKLTSINVGMLLLLEDFRIGNNLLTELDVSKNDKLLSFSVNDNQLTKLNVKNGNNSNFTYFDSRGNVDLTCVEVDDVTYSTTNWTNVDPGLSFNTSCSSVWEIHTEDEALETVLEAIPGLDGDGDGMITIEEAQAFTGDLDLSGQNITDVTGLEAFTNAASIDISGNTITDISSLLNSTTVVLSSRISGERRTIARTNNGVKILNVSNNLIEEIDASMVSSLKELIVSNNKLVYLNIAGNKGLTKLIATGNNQLTCIQVDNIDDAKNNSNWEKDVTASYNTFCQQPSLSNKDILRDNIAIYPNPIEDNFKINLSNNIKLTKVEIYNILGKKVKSSNKENVNIKMLSNGIYMLKIFTDKGKITKKIIKRKS; this is encoded by the coding sequence ATGAATAAAAGACTACTTTATTTGTTATTTTCATTTACGGTATTTAATATTTTCTCACAAACAATTATTCCTATTGAAGATGCAAATTTTGAACAAGCATTAATAGATTTAGGTTGGGATTCTAATACTACTTTAGATGGAAAATTGTTACTTACAGATGCTGAAAAAATTGATAGTTTAAAATTATGGAATCCTACTAATGTAGTACATTCTGAAATTCCTCTTAACCCCAATTTAACGAATGTTAATGGGAAAATAAAAGATATTTCTGCTATAAAGTACATGCCAAAATTAACATACCTATTTGCAGGATATAATGAAATTAATAAAATTGATATTTCTAATAATCCTTTTTTAATTTATTTAGATGTAAGAGTAAATGATTTAACAGAAATAGATGTTAGTAAAAACATTTTATTAAAGAGTTTTATTGCAAATCAAAACAATATTTCTAAAACAGATGTTTCTAAAAACTTAGATTTAGAATATTTGTATTTATCTGAAAATAAGTTAGATAATATTAATGTTTCAAATAATTTAAAACTAAAGAGACTTTGGGGAAGTAAAAATAATATTACTTCCTTAGATATTTCCACAAATACAAATTTAGAACAAATGAATTTTGATTTAAATTTAAATTTAGGAACTGTAAATTTATCTAAAAACACCAAACTAAATAGAGTGCATTTTTGGCAAACATCAATATCTACAATAGATGTAACATTGTTGCCAGAACTAGAAAGGTTGTATGTTTCTGATGCAAAATTAACAACTTTAGATATTAGTAAAAACCCAAAATTGTATGATTTAAGAATGGGTGAAAATGAGATTACTGAGTTAAATGTTTCTAATAACCCACTTTTAGAAAGAATTGATGCATACAAAGCTAAACTTAAAACTATTAATGTTTCAAATAATACTTCATTAAAAAGATTGTTTTTAAATGAAAATGAACTAACCTCAATTAATCTAAATAATGGAACAAATACTGCTATTACTGAAATTGATTTATCAAAAAACACTGGTTTAACTTGTATTCAAGTTGATGATGTTGATTATGCAACTTCAAATTGGACAAATATTGATGATAATTCTGTATATAATGTAGATTGTGGATTTCCTGTAAATGCACAAATTGTAAATATACCAGATACAAATTTTGAGCAGGCTTTAATAGATGCTGGTTATGATTCTAATGGATTAAATGGTAATATTTTACTGAGTGACGCAGAAGCTATAACTGATTTAAACATTAGTTCAAAAACTATAGCAGATGTTACTGGTATAAAAGCTATGATAAATATTACAAAATTAAATATTGAAGGAAATACTATAAACAGTATTGATTTATCAAATAATATCAAATTAAATGAGTTGTTTATAGGTTTCAATCCTATTAGTAATATAAATATATCTCATAATATTAATTTAAAGATATTTTCTGTTTTTAAAACAAGTATTTCAGCTATTGATGTATCAAAAAATATTAGTTTAGAGTATTTAGATATTTCTGATAGCGATATTTCAACTATTGATATTTCAAACAATACAAACTTATTAGCTGTTACCTTTGCTAACAATAAAATTGCTTCTTTAAATACAGCTAGTAACACCAAATTAGAGCAGTTAACAGTGGGGAATAATATTATTGAAAATTTAGATATAAGCAATAATACTGAGTTAATAAAATTAGTTGTTTCTAGTAATAAATTAACGAATTTAAAGGTGTCAAAAAATGTAAAATTAAGAACTCTACAGCTTCAAAATAACGATATTTTTGAAATAGATTTGAAAAATAATTCTTTGCTAGAAGCAGTTTATCTAGACAATAATAGCCTTTTAACCAAAGTAAATCTTAATAACTCTGCAAATGCAACAATCCATACAATAAGTTTAAATGACAACCCAAACTTAACCTGTGTAGAAGTAGATGATGTAGATTATTCAACTACAAATTGGACAAATGTTGATGATGCATCAGTGTTTAGCGTAGATTGTTACAAACCACTAGTTGTTAATATTCCAGACACAAATTTTAAAGCTGCATTAATATCAAATACAGATGTAAATACAAATGGAGATGCAGAAATTCAAGTTGCAGAAGCAGAGGCTTTTACAGGGAATTTAGTAGCAAAAGAGTTAGAAGTTGCTGATTTAACTGGTCTAGAGGCTTTTATAAATATTACTGGTTTAGATGTTAGAATTAATAATTTAACAAGTGCAGATGTTTCAAAAAACTTAAAATTAACAACATTAAGTCTAGGAGAGAATAATTTGACAAATATAGATGTTTCAGCAAACGTAAATTTAGCATCACTTTTTGTAAATGATAATCAATTAACAACAATTGATGTTTCTAAAAACCCATTAATTGAGACTTTGGGAATTATGAGAAATCAAATAACGACTGTAGACGTTAGCTTCCTAACAAATTTAAATATTTTTTATGCTCATGGTAATCAACTTACAAGTATTGATATAAGTAAAAATACAAACTTAACAACTATACAAGTTTATGATAATCTAATAACAAGTATAGATTTTTCTAATAATATAAAATTAGATAATGTTCGACTCAATAATAATAAATTAACTAGCATTAATGTAGGTATGTTGCTACTACTGGAAGATTTTAGAATAGGAAATAATTTATTAACTGAGTTAGATGTATCTAAAAATGATAAATTGTTATCATTTAGTGTCAATGATAATCAATTAACAAAGCTAAATGTTAAAAATGGTAACAATAGTAATTTTACTTATTTTGATTCAAGAGGGAATGTTGATTTAACCTGTGTTGAAGTAGATGATGTAACCTATTCAACTACAAATTGGACAAACGTTGATCCCGGTCTTTCTTTTAATACAAGTTGTAGCTCTGTTTGGGAAATACACACAGAAGATGAAGCATTAGAAACTGTTTTAGAAGCTATTCCAGGTTTAGATGGAGATGGAGATGGAATGATAACTATAGAAGAAGCGCAAGCATTTACTGGGGATTTAGATTTAAGTGGTCAAAATATTACAGATGTTACAGGTCTTGAAGCTTTTACTAATGCTGCAAGTATTGATATTTCTGGTAATACTATAACAGATATTAGTAGTTTATTAAATTCTACAACTGTTGTTTTATCATCTAGAATATCAGGAGAAAGAAGAACCATTGCAAGAACTAATAATGGAGTTAAAATATTGAATGTTTCAAATAACTTAATTGAAGAAATTGATGCGTCTATGGTCTCTAGCCTTAAAGAGTTAATTGTTAGTAACAATAAATTAGTTTACTTAAATATTGCAGGTAATAAAGGTTTAACAAAACTTATTGCTACAGGTAATAATCAATTAACATGTATACAAGTTGATAATATAGATGATGCAAAAAATAATAGCAATTGGGAAAAAGATGTAACTGCAAGTTATAACACTTTTTGTCAGCAACCATCTTTGTCTAATAAAGATATTCTAAGAGATAATATAGCTATTTATCCGAATCCTATTGAAGATAATTTCAAAATTAATCTTTCTAATAATATTAAACTTACCAAAGTAGAAATCTATAATATACTAGGGAAGAAGGTTAAGTCTAGTAATAAGGAAAATGTAAATATTAAAATGTTGTCAAACGGTATTTACATGTTAAAGATATTTACAGATAAAGGGAAAATTACAAAGAAAATTATAAAAAGAAAGAGTTAA
- a CDS encoding TonB-dependent receptor — MKKLLLILLIFPSLLIAQKTAIIKGTVKNKNNQPIEKVSVKFGKTGTSTDEKGRYSIRIPVKQTISLVFSHVSYHTLSKEFTSKSIKTTRYSPILRLKTEQLEEIIVKDKRNEAEGITTIDTKKVQNLIGPNAGVENVLMTLPGVNNNNELSTQYNVRGGNFDENLVYVNGIEIYRPFLVRSGQQEGLSFINSHMIQNIKFSAGGFQAKYGDKLSSVLDITYRKPKELKTTIDASLLGASITVEKAFNEKLSGIIGVRYRDNSLFVNSKQVEVNFNPNFTDVQSFLSYDYSDKLTISYLGNFSLNNYNYKPLSRKTRFGTVADPLELIVFYSGQEKDAYLTLFNAVSAEYKVNEDLTLTGVASIYNTQEEEHFDIAAAYNLGEVDTNVASENFGEVEFSEGIGSQINHARNDLDALITNLQIRGTLKKGKNQYDFGVKYQNENIKDRIREWEIIDSLGFAVRPPNHTTANNQPYSSFNGPIEPFQNIRVENNVQTNRISGFAQFSRKDNWNEHDVWYNFGIRAQRWNVASNGVSQSHFIFSPRAQFAIKPDWEKDMLFRISGGWYSQPPFYKELRDINGVIHPEVKAQKSFHLVAGNDYSFNMWERPFKLTTALFYKNLSDVNSYTVDNVRIRYRADNVTEAYAYGLDVRLNGEFVPGSDSWVSIGYLKTEENIDNRGYIARPSDQRFKLGILFQDYVPNIPDLKAYLNLVYNTGVPGGSPAYADVYQFQERLRDYKRADIGISYVFADINKQHTTGWLSKFKELTAGLELFNMFDIQNSITNTWVRDVYSKRQYGIPNFMTGRVLNFKVSMQF; from the coding sequence GTGAAAAAACTACTTTTAATTTTACTCATCTTCCCTTCTCTATTAATCGCTCAGAAAACGGCTATTATAAAAGGAACAGTTAAAAACAAAAACAATCAACCTATAGAAAAAGTATCAGTAAAGTTTGGTAAAACCGGAACTTCAACAGATGAAAAAGGTAGATATTCTATAAGAATCCCTGTAAAACAGACAATTTCTTTAGTATTTAGTCATGTTTCATACCATACATTAAGTAAAGAATTTACAAGTAAATCGATAAAAACTACTCGATACTCTCCTATTTTACGTTTAAAAACTGAACAATTAGAAGAAATCATTGTAAAAGATAAAAGAAACGAAGCTGAAGGAATTACAACTATTGACACTAAAAAAGTTCAAAATCTTATTGGCCCGAATGCAGGAGTTGAGAATGTTTTAATGACATTACCAGGAGTAAATAATAATAATGAACTTAGTACACAATATAATGTTAGAGGTGGAAATTTTGACGAAAACTTGGTGTATGTTAATGGAATTGAAATTTATAGACCATTTTTAGTTAGATCTGGTCAACAAGAAGGGTTAAGCTTTATTAACTCGCACATGATACAGAATATTAAGTTTTCTGCTGGTGGATTTCAAGCTAAATATGGTGATAAACTTTCTTCGGTTTTAGATATCACCTATAGAAAACCTAAAGAACTTAAAACCACTATCGATGCAAGTTTATTAGGCGCTAGTATTACTGTAGAAAAAGCTTTTAATGAAAAATTAAGTGGGATTATTGGAGTTCGTTATAGAGATAACAGCCTCTTTGTAAATAGCAAACAAGTTGAAGTTAACTTTAACCCTAATTTTACTGATGTACAATCTTTCTTATCTTATGATTATAGCGATAAATTAACGATAAGTTATTTAGGTAATTTTTCACTTAACAACTATAATTACAAACCTTTATCAAGAAAAACACGTTTTGGAACAGTTGCAGATCCACTAGAATTAATTGTTTTTTATAGTGGACAAGAAAAAGATGCCTATTTAACGTTATTTAATGCTGTTTCTGCTGAATATAAAGTAAATGAAGATTTAACCTTAACTGGTGTTGCTTCTATTTACAATACACAAGAAGAAGAACATTTTGATATTGCCGCAGCATATAATTTAGGAGAAGTTGATACTAATGTAGCTTCTGAGAATTTTGGTGAAGTAGAATTTTCTGAAGGAATTGGTTCTCAAATAAATCATGCTAGAAATGATTTAGATGCATTAATTACTAACCTGCAAATTAGAGGGACACTTAAGAAAGGTAAAAATCAATATGATTTTGGTGTTAAATATCAAAATGAAAATATAAAAGACAGAATTAGAGAGTGGGAAATCATAGATTCATTAGGTTTTGCTGTTAGACCACCTAATCATACTACTGCAAATAATCAACCCTATAGTTCTTTTAACGGACCAATAGAACCTTTTCAGAATATTCGAGTAGAAAATAATGTTCAAACAAATAGAATCTCTGGATTTGCTCAATTTAGTAGAAAAGATAATTGGAACGAACATGATGTATGGTATAATTTCGGAATACGAGCTCAACGCTGGAATGTTGCTTCAAACGGTGTAAGTCAAAGTCATTTTATTTTTAGTCCAAGAGCACAATTTGCTATTAAACCAGATTGGGAAAAAGACATGCTTTTCAGAATATCTGGTGGTTGGTATTCTCAACCTCCTTTTTATAAAGAGCTTAGAGATATAAACGGTGTAATTCATCCAGAAGTAAAAGCACAAAAATCGTTTCATTTGGTAGCTGGTAACGATTATAGTTTTAACATGTGGGAAAGACCTTTTAAATTGACTACAGCATTGTTTTATAAAAATTTATCTGATGTAAATTCCTATACAGTAGATAATGTACGAATTAGATATAGAGCTGATAATGTTACTGAAGCCTATGCATATGGATTAGACGTGCGACTTAACGGAGAATTTGTTCCAGGAAGTGATAGCTGGGTTAGTATTGGTTATTTAAAAACTGAAGAAAACATAGACAATAGAGGGTATATTGCAAGACCATCAGATCAACGTTTTAAATTGGGTATCCTTTTCCAAGATTATGTACCTAATATCCCTGATTTAAAAGCATATCTTAATTTAGTCTATAACACTGGAGTTCCTGGTGGTTCTCCTGCATATGCAGACGTATATCAGTTTCAAGAACGTTTGCGTGACTATAAACGTGCAGATATTGGTATATCCTATGTTTTTGCTGACATCAACAAACAACACACAACAGGTTGGTTATCTAAATTTAAAGAATTAACAGCTGGTTTAGAACTTTTTAATATGTTTGATATTCAGAACTCTATTACCAATACTTGGGTAAGAGATGTGTATTCTAAGCGTCAATATGGAATTCCGAATTTTATGACTGGAAGAGTATTAAACTTTAAAGTGAGTATGCAGTTTTAA
- a CDS encoding M23 family metallopeptidase: MTSLTISSQEKYPKDVFGSPLDIPIVLSGTFGELRNNHFHSGVDIKTQRRNGLKIYAPFEGYVSRIKISLWGYGKALYVTHPNGFTTVYAHLSKYGDGIEEYIKNVQYQKENYQTGNAYPKPHELPVKKGQIIAYSGDTGGYVPPHLHYEFRDTKTEHIINPMHFGLTPKDTKAPTINSVVAYPLQSDSRINQRNKKEILAIKNLGNNSYTTDRILASGTIGFGINVFDRLNDAPNKNGIYSLEMKVNGKRVYYHDVETFSFSESKYINLLIDYKHYSKYKRRYQKTHQVKGNTLSIYEDLINKGRIKINEGLSYSIEIIAKDYKNNTSSIKIPVKGIKSNTIFKEIDTTAFKIHHQKFNKFSIKNVTVAFPKNTFYNDLFLDFKVKDGVASIHNKTVPLDKKFTLTFNTSKYSKKEKKRLYIANVTNKKYPRHQYTRKRDSVFFTTTKTLGKYSLLSDNQKPKIYSINFTNEQNISKHNFLKVKIADVGSGIKSFRATIDNDWILMEYNLKKKELSYNFKDKKLVGNKHVFKIEVSDNVGNTNTASRTFYRKD; encoded by the coding sequence TTGACATCACTTACAATTTCATCACAGGAAAAATATCCAAAAGATGTGTTTGGAAGTCCGTTAGATATTCCAATAGTTTTGTCTGGTACTTTTGGCGAATTACGTAACAATCATTTTCACTCTGGAGTCGATATTAAAACTCAACGTAGAAATGGATTAAAAATTTATGCTCCTTTTGAAGGCTATGTTTCTAGAATTAAAATATCACTTTGGGGATACGGAAAAGCGTTGTATGTTACACATCCTAATGGATTTACGACTGTTTATGCCCATCTAAGTAAATATGGTGATGGTATTGAAGAGTATATAAAAAATGTACAGTATCAGAAAGAAAACTATCAAACAGGAAATGCATATCCTAAACCGCATGAACTTCCTGTAAAAAAAGGGCAAATTATTGCGTATAGTGGAGATACTGGGGGGTATGTTCCACCTCACTTACATTATGAATTTAGAGATACAAAAACAGAACATATCATAAATCCGATGCATTTTGGATTAACTCCAAAAGATACAAAAGCACCTACCATAAATTCTGTAGTAGCGTATCCTTTGCAAAGTGATTCAAGAATTAATCAGCGAAATAAAAAAGAAATACTAGCTATTAAAAACCTAGGAAATAACAGCTATACAACAGATAGAATTTTAGCAAGCGGAACAATAGGTTTTGGTATTAATGTTTTTGACAGATTAAATGACGCTCCTAATAAAAACGGTATTTACAGCCTTGAAATGAAGGTTAATGGAAAACGCGTGTATTATCATGATGTTGAAACTTTTTCTTTTTCAGAGAGTAAATACATTAATCTTTTAATTGATTATAAACATTATTCAAAATACAAAAGACGTTATCAGAAAACACATCAAGTAAAAGGAAATACCTTATCTATTTATGAAGATTTAATAAATAAAGGTCGTATTAAAATAAATGAGGGACTAAGTTATTCGATAGAAATTATTGCAAAAGATTATAAAAACAACACTAGCAGCATAAAAATTCCTGTGAAAGGCATTAAAAGTAACACTATTTTTAAAGAGATTGATACAACTGCATTTAAAATACATCACCAAAAGTTTAATAAGTTTTCTATCAAAAATGTAACAGTTGCTTTTCCAAAAAATACTTTTTACAATGATTTATTTTTAGACTTTAAAGTAAAAGATGGAGTTGCATCAATTCATAATAAAACAGTTCCTTTAGATAAAAAATTCACATTAACTTTTAATACCTCAAAGTATTCAAAAAAAGAAAAAAAACGTCTTTATATTGCTAATGTCACAAATAAAAAATATCCAAGACATCAATATACAAGAAAAAGAGACAGTGTGTTTTTTACGACAACAAAAACTTTAGGTAAATACTCTTTACTTTCTGACAATCAAAAACCTAAAATATATTCAATTAATTTTACCAATGAGCAAAACATATCAAAACACAACTTTTTAAAGGTTAAAATTGCAGATGTTGGTTCTGGAATAAAATCGTTTAGAGCCACTATTGATAACGATTGGATTTTGATGGAATACAACCTTAAAAAGAAAGAATTAAGCTATAATTTTAAAGATAAAAAACTAGTTGGAAACAAACATGTTTTTAAAATTGAAGTTTCTGATAACGTTGGAAATACCAATACCGCATCTAGAACGTTCTATAGAAAAGATTAA
- a CDS encoding cell division protein ZapA: MKKLKINVVIAGRTYPLSVNSTQEEEGTRKAANAINKLISMYEQNYAVSDKQDVLAMCALQFASKLEISSLQKGTDNTEALQKIDELTKLLETHLE; the protein is encoded by the coding sequence GTGAAGAAATTAAAGATTAATGTTGTAATTGCAGGTAGAACATACCCGTTAAGCGTTAATAGTACACAAGAAGAAGAAGGTACTAGAAAGGCTGCAAACGCAATAAATAAACTAATTTCTATGTATGAGCAAAATTATGCAGTTAGTGATAAACAGGATGTTTTAGCTATGTGTGCTTTGCAATTTGCATCAAAATTAGAAATTTCATCATTACAAAAAGGTACCGATAATACAGAAGCATTGCAAAAGATAGATGAGCTCACTAAATTATTAGAAACTCATTTAGAATAA
- the rny gene encoding ribonuclease Y codes for MDGMTLPIIVGILIGLVVGFIISKSLEKTKANKTISRTKKEANTILKEAKVEAESIKKDKILQAKEKFIELKSEHEKVILSREKKLGDVEKRIRDKESQVSSELDRSKKLNNSVQQKENDYNHKLEFLDKKEEDLEVMHKRHVDMLEQISGLSADEAKKELVSSLKDEAKTDAMAFIQTSVEEAKLTAEQEARKVVLGTIQRVGVEQAVENCVSVFNLESDDVKGRIIGREGRNIRALESATGVEIIVDDTPEAIILSCFDPVRREIARLSMHKLVTDGRIHPARIEEIVKKTEKQITQEIIEVGKRTVIDLGIHGLHPELIKAVGRMKYRSSYGQNLLQHSREVSNLCGIMAAEMGLNAKVAKRAGLLHDIGKVPDAESELPHALLGMQWAEKYGEKPDVCNAIGAHHDEIEMKSLISPIVQVCDAISGARPGARRQVLDSYIQRLKDLENIAFGFTGVQKAYAIQAGRELRVMVESTKVNDTKAAELSFSISQKIQNDMTYPGQVKVTVIRETRAVNVAK; via the coding sequence ATGGATGGAATGACACTTCCCATTATTGTGGGAATCTTAATAGGATTAGTAGTTGGATTTATTATAAGTAAATCTTTAGAAAAAACGAAAGCCAATAAAACAATATCAAGAACAAAAAAAGAAGCAAATACAATATTAAAAGAAGCTAAAGTAGAAGCAGAATCAATAAAAAAGGATAAAATATTACAAGCCAAAGAAAAGTTTATTGAGCTTAAGTCTGAACACGAAAAAGTTATTTTATCAAGAGAGAAGAAGTTGGGAGATGTTGAAAAAAGAATTAGAGATAAAGAATCTCAAGTTTCATCGGAGTTAGATAGAAGCAAGAAGTTAAATAATTCTGTTCAGCAGAAAGAAAATGACTACAATCATAAGTTAGAATTCCTAGATAAAAAAGAAGAAGATTTAGAGGTAATGCACAAGCGTCATGTAGATATGCTTGAGCAAATTTCTGGTTTATCTGCGGATGAAGCTAAAAAAGAATTAGTTTCCTCTTTAAAAGATGAAGCAAAAACAGATGCGATGGCTTTTATTCAAACTTCAGTAGAAGAAGCTAAATTAACAGCAGAACAAGAAGCAAGAAAAGTAGTTTTAGGAACCATACAAAGAGTAGGAGTAGAACAAGCTGTAGAAAACTGTGTATCAGTATTTAATTTGGAATCTGATGATGTTAAAGGTCGAATTATTGGGCGTGAAGGAAGAAATATTAGAGCGTTAGAATCTGCTACAGGTGTTGAGATTATTGTTGACGATACTCCAGAGGCAATTATTCTTTCATGTTTTGATCCTGTAAGGAGAGAAATTGCACGTTTATCGATGCATAAATTGGTAACTGATGGGAGAATTCACCCTGCAAGAATTGAAGAAATTGTTAAGAAAACAGAAAAACAAATTACTCAAGAAATTATAGAAGTTGGTAAGAGAACAGTTATTGATTTAGGAATTCATGGATTACATCCAGAATTGATTAAAGCTGTGGGACGTATGAAATATCGTTCTTCTTACGGACAAAATTTATTGCAGCATTCACGTGAAGTTTCTAATCTTTGTGGAATTATGGCTGCTGAAATGGGCTTGAATGCTAAAGTTGCTAAACGTGCAGGATTGTTACATGATATTGGTAAAGTACCAGATGCAGAAAGTGAATTACCACACGCATTATTAGGAATGCAATGGGCAGAAAAATATGGTGAAAAACCAGATGTTTGTAATGCAATTGGAGCTCACCATGACGAGATTGAAATGAAAAGTTTAATATCACCAATTGTGCAAGTTTGTGATGCTATTTCTGGAGCAAGACCAGGTGCGAGACGTCAGGTGTTAGATTCATATATCCAACGATTAAAAGATTTAGAGAATATTGCTTTCGGATTCACTGGAGTTCAAAAAGCATATGCTATTCAAGCTGGACGTGAATTACGTGTAATGGTAGAAAGCACTAAAGTAAACGACACTAAAGCTGCGGAATTATCATTCAGTATTTCTCAAAAAATACAAAACGATATGACGTATCCTGGACAAGTAAAAGTTACTGTTATTAGAGAAACTAGGGCAGTAAACGTTGCTAAATAG
- the xerD gene encoding site-specific tyrosine recombinase XerD, with translation MISKKWHNYISDYQLFLKIERGLSENTIDGYSRDLKKLTSFLESDDIMISPTLIDEELVQQFIYKIAKEVNPRSQARIISGLKSFFDYLVFEDYRKTNPLELIEAPKIGRKLPDTLSEEEINELINAIDLSHSQGERNRTILETMYSCGLRVSELINLQVSDLFFDEGFIKVTGKGNKQRFVPIHYNAQKFISSYIQLIRNHITTKKGYEDTLFLNRRGKGLTRQMIFTILKDLSIKINLNKKISPHTLRHSFATHLLKNGADLRAIQQMLGHESITTTEVYVHLDKSYLKDVVETFHPRK, from the coding sequence ATGATTTCTAAAAAATGGCATAATTATATATCAGACTATCAACTATTTCTTAAAATTGAAAGAGGTTTATCAGAAAATACTATTGATGGTTATAGTAGAGATTTAAAAAAATTAACCTCTTTTTTAGAAAGTGATGATATCATGATTTCTCCTACTCTAATTGATGAAGAATTAGTTCAACAATTTATATATAAAATTGCTAAAGAAGTAAACCCTAGAAGTCAAGCAAGAATCATATCAGGCTTAAAAAGTTTTTTTGATTACTTAGTTTTTGAAGACTACAGAAAAACAAATCCGTTAGAATTAATTGAAGCTCCAAAAATTGGAAGAAAGTTACCAGATACATTATCCGAAGAAGAAATTAACGAATTGATTAACGCTATAGATTTAAGTCATTCGCAAGGAGAACGCAACAGAACTATTTTAGAAACAATGTATAGCTGTGGTTTACGAGTAAGCGAATTAATCAATTTACAAGTTTCTGACCTTTTCTTTGATGAAGGTTTTATAAAAGTAACTGGAAAAGGAAATAAACAACGTTTTGTACCGATACACTACAATGCGCAAAAATTTATTTCATCTTATATTCAGCTAATACGGAATCATATTACTACAAAAAAAGGGTATGAAGATACCTTATTTTTAAATAGACGTGGAAAAGGGTTAACTCGTCAAATGATTTTTACAATTTTGAAAGACTTATCTATCAAGATTAACTTAAATAAAAAGATAAGCCCGCATACATTACGACATTCTTTTGCAACCCATTTATTGAAAAACGGGGCCGATTTAAGGGCTATACAACAAATGCTAGGTCATGAAAGTATAACAACAACGGAAGTTTATGTTCATTTAGATAAAAGCTATTTAAAAGATGTTGTAGAAACCTTTCATCCTAGAAAATAA